Proteins encoded together in one Bradyrhizobium sp. PSBB068 window:
- a CDS encoding LysR family transcriptional regulator — protein sequence MELRHLRYFVAVAEEGSFSVAAEKRLHTAQPSLSRQIHDLELELGVQLFVRGPRGIELTPSGRVFLDHARVALLQVEAAAEAARRAAQPAKSAFSIGFLTGYEMDWLPAVMNILRGKLPSTEITIRSEDSPDLAAALTRGKIDLAFMRPEKSAAGLQFKLLRHDPILAMMPRDHPLAARSAVRPKDLAGQSYIGVSAARAPTLRSAINDFFTRHGLAMEVAHQAENLAMAISLIASTGGICLLPLYAQNLLPKTIVCRPIQGAPPLVDLVLGYNEGNRSPLLEFVLSRVDEIKFQALRPEGG from the coding sequence ATGGAGCTCCGGCACCTTCGTTATTTCGTCGCCGTGGCCGAAGAGGGCAGCTTCTCGGTTGCGGCGGAAAAGCGTCTGCACACCGCGCAGCCATCATTGAGCCGTCAGATCCACGATCTTGAGCTGGAGCTTGGGGTGCAGTTGTTCGTGCGCGGACCGCGCGGCATCGAATTGACGCCGTCGGGGCGCGTCTTTCTAGACCACGCGCGGGTCGCCCTGCTGCAGGTCGAGGCCGCCGCGGAAGCCGCGAGGCGCGCCGCCCAGCCCGCGAAATCGGCCTTCTCGATCGGGTTTCTCACCGGCTACGAGATGGACTGGCTTCCGGCGGTCATGAATATCCTGCGCGGCAAGCTGCCCAGTACGGAAATCACGATCCGTAGCGAGGACTCGCCCGACCTCGCTGCGGCATTGACGCGGGGTAAGATCGATCTTGCGTTCATGCGTCCGGAGAAGAGCGCGGCGGGCCTTCAGTTCAAATTGCTCCGCCATGATCCGATCCTGGCCATGATGCCACGAGACCATCCGCTTGCGGCGCGCTCCGCGGTCCGTCCTAAGGATTTGGCAGGACAGAGCTACATCGGCGTGTCTGCGGCGAGAGCCCCAACGCTGCGATCGGCGATCAATGACTTTTTCACGCGACATGGGTTGGCGATGGAAGTGGCGCACCAAGCTGAGAATCTAGCCATGGCTATTTCGCTGATCGCCTCCACTGGGGGCATCTGCCTTCTTCCGCTCTACGCGCAGAACTTGCTCCCGAAAACCATCGTCTGCCGTCCGATTCAGGGTGCGCCGCCGCTGGTCGATCTGGTGCTAGGCTACAATGAAGGTAACCGTTCGCCGTTGCTGGAGTTTGTTCTTTCGCGTGTTGACGAGATCAAGTTTCAGGCCTTGAGGCCCGAGGGCGGATGA